In Legionella lytica, one genomic interval encodes:
- a CDS encoding tetratricopeptide repeat protein → MMRYLTLLFTSFLSLSAQAWQWQDLWSTPDQQGQELMNKQQYKEAGTTFNRDDWAAAAAYRAGDYQRASELYQKQHDEQGYYNAGNALAHLGKYKEAIAAYDKALAINPKNQDAIDNRKLLEKLLQQKEQKQDQQKQDQQKQDQQKQDQQKQDQQKQDQQKQDQQKQDQQKQDQQKQDQQKQDQQKQDQQKQDQQKQDQQKQDQQKQDQQKQDQQKQDQQKQDQQKQDQQKQDQQKQDQQKQDQQKQDQQKQDQEMQAKKDSKAEQEKQQVQEQWLRLIPDDPGGLLREKFLRDHLRRERGWYQ, encoded by the coding sequence ATGATGCGTTATTTAACCCTTTTATTCACTTCATTCCTGTCATTATCTGCCCAAGCCTGGCAATGGCAAGACCTGTGGTCTACTCCTGATCAGCAAGGGCAGGAATTAATGAATAAGCAACAATATAAAGAGGCTGGCACTACCTTTAATCGCGACGACTGGGCCGCCGCTGCCGCTTATCGTGCTGGAGATTACCAAAGGGCCAGCGAGCTCTATCAAAAACAACACGATGAACAAGGTTATTATAACGCCGGCAATGCCTTGGCTCACTTAGGTAAATATAAAGAAGCGATCGCCGCTTACGATAAGGCCTTAGCCATAAATCCTAAAAATCAGGATGCCATTGATAATCGAAAGTTGCTTGAAAAGCTTTTACAACAAAAAGAGCAAAAGCAAGACCAGCAAAAGCAAGACCAGCAAAAGCAGGACCAGCAAAAGCAAGACCAGCAAAAGCAGGACCAGCAAAAGCAGGACCAGCAAAAGCAGGACCAGCAAAAGCAGGACCAGCAAAAGCAGGACCAGCAAAAGCAGGACCAGCAAAAGCAGGACCAGCAAAAGCAGGACCAGCAAAAGCAGGACCAGCAAAAGCAGGACCAGCAAAAGCAGGACCAGCAAAAGCAGGACCAGCAAAAGCAGGACCAGCAAAAGCAGGACCAGCAAAAGCAGGACCAGCAAAAGCAGGACCAGCAAAAGCAGGACCAGCAAAAGCAGGACCAGCAAAAGCAGGACCAGCAAAAGCAGGACCAGCAAAAGCAGGATCAGGAAATGCAAGCGAAGAAAGACAGTAAGGCAGAGCAAGAAAAACAACAGGTACAAGAACAATGGTTGCGCTTAATTCCTGATGATCCAGGCGGCTTACTGCGAGAAAAGTTTTTACGTGACCACTTAAGAAGAGAACGTGGATGGTATCAATGA